One Helianthus annuus cultivar XRQ/B chromosome 7, HanXRQr2.0-SUNRISE, whole genome shotgun sequence genomic region harbors:
- the LOC110887871 gene encoding leucine-rich repeat extensin-like protein 3 encodes MEMDDDPDPKLQTGTPGHPISISSGSPYQGSSYQGPGSFSERWNQLEWAFTFSYHNSPSQPPLDEPYLQAVTPPPLLVEEPPQPPPEPPRRRRNARMSVRGGPRFISPQASSSYPPFPEDPQLGGPSHAVPEDNPPPVSLAPPPPPVGFEYPIPTYPGSSGYNPFEYPTSMGYGAQDPYLTAAQYNALYPSSYPLVYPTGYPVQGYQYPPYQQPPPPQQEQTQEILQRLDRVERKADETNKKHNSFLKGLASLIKGKKK; translated from the coding sequence ATGGAGATGGATGACGATCCTGATCCAAAGCTGCAAACCGGGACACCAGGTCACCCTATCAGCATCTCCAGCGGTTCTCCATACCAAGGATCGTCGTATCAAGGGCCCGGCTCGTTTTCCGAAAGGTGGAACCAACTTGAATGGGCATTTACCTTTTCATATCATAACTCTCCTTCTCAACCTCCTTTGGATGAGCCGTATCTTCAAGCGGTTACTCCACCACCTCTACTTGTTGAGgaaccaccacaaccacctcccGAGCCACCTAGGCGAAGGAGGaatgcacggatgtccgtgcgagggggaccACGGTTCATTTCCCCTCAAGCTTCAAGCTCATACCCTCCTTTTCCTGAGGACCCACAATTGGGTGGACCCTCGCATGCGGTGCCGGAAGATAATCCTCCGCCAGTTTCTTTggcaccaccgccaccgccagtgGGTTTTGAATACCCGATACCGACTTACCCAGGGTCGTCTGGGTATAACCCATTTGAATACCCAACTTCTATGGGTTATGGAGCCCAAGATCCATATCTTACGGCAGCACAATATAATGCACTTTATCCTTCATCTTATCCTCTAGTTTACCCAACTGGATATCCTGTGCAAGGGTATCAATACCCACCTTAtcaacaacctcctcctccccaaCAAGAGCAAACTCAAGAAATTCTGCAGAGGTTGGACAGGGTTGAGCGAAAAGCAGATGAAACCAATAAGAAGCATAACAGCTTTCTCAAGGGCCTTGCGAGTCTCATCAAAGGCAAAAAGAAGTAG